The following are encoded together in the Hemicordylus capensis ecotype Gifberg chromosome 4, rHemCap1.1.pri, whole genome shotgun sequence genome:
- the CCNE2 gene encoding G1/S-specific cyclin-E2 isoform X1, with amino-acid sequence MSRRSSRLQAKLHQPCQDTSPKELQVPDILQNRKRKAMQDTKRKEENTRHQYEIQSCWPSTISGGISPCIIIETPHKEAVTTDFSRFKKYRFRNLFINPSPLPELSWGNSKDIWFNILKKENKYSHCKHFTSLHLSLQPHMRSILLDWLLEVCEVYTLHRETFYLAQDFFDRFMLTQKNINKTMLQLIGITALFIASKLEEIYAPKLQEFVYVTDGACTEDDIIRMELIILKALKWELCPVTIVSWLNLYLQMDALKDDPKVLLPQYSQKKFIQIAQLLDLCILDVNSLDFQYRTLVAAALCHYTSIAVVKRVSGLDADSISECVEWMKPFVEIAKKNPVKLKNFKKIAAEDRHNIQTHTNYLDLLEEVKYEVTAAVPGQLSPISTGGIITPPKSSEK; translated from the exons ATGTCAAGACGCAG TAGTCGTTTACAAGCTAAACTGCACCAGCCCTGCCAGGATACATCTCCAAAAGAACTGCAAGTGCCAGACATTCTTCAGAACAGGAAAAGAAAAGCAATGCAG GAtaccaaaagaaaagaagaaaatacaaGACATCAGTATGAAATTCAG AGCTGTTGGCCATCCACAATATCAGGCGGCATCTCTCCGTGCATAATAATCGAAACGCCTCACAAAGAAGCAGTAACCACAGACTTCTCCAGATTCAAAAAATACAGGTTCAGAAATCTCTTCATAAATCCATCACCTTTACCTGAACTTAG CTGGGGAAATTCTAAAGACATCTGGTTCAACAttctgaagaaagaaaacaaatattCTCACTGCAAGCATTTCACGTCTCTACACTTGAGCCTACAGCCACACATGAGATCAATTCTATTGGACTGGCTTCTCGAG GTATGTGAAGTATACACCCTCCATAGGGAAACGTTCTACTTGGCACAAGACTTCTTTGATCGGTTCATGTTGACTCAAAAGAACATAAACAAAACAATGCTTCAGCTCATAGGAATTACAGCATTATTCATAGCTTCCAAACTTGAG GAGATATATGCTCCCAAACTACAGGAATTTGTCTATGTTACCGATGGTGCTTGCACTGAAGATGATATTATAAGGATGGAGCTCATTATTCTAAAG GCTCTAAAATGGGAACTTTGCCCAGTAACGATAGTCTCTTGGCTGAATCTTTATCTCCAAATGGATGCTCTAAAAGATGATCCAAAGGTGCTGCTACCTCAGTATTCTCAGAAGAAGTTCATCCAAATAGCACAG CTTTTGGATCTCTGTATTCTAGATGTCAATTCTCTGGACTTCCAGTACAGGACATTGGTGGCGGCTGCACTCTGCCATTATACTTCAATAGCAGTAGTTAAGAGAGTGTCAG GCTTGGATGCAGACAGTATTTCAGAATGTGTAGAGTGGATGAAACCATTTGTTGAAATAGCAAAAAAGAACCCCGTGAAATTAAAGAACTTTAAAAAGATTGCTGCAGAAGACAGGCATAACATACAGACCCACACAAACTACTTGGACTTGCTG GAAGAAGTTAAGTATGAAGTCACTGCTGCAGTACCAGGCCAGCTTTCACCAATATCTACAGGAGGAATAATTACCCCTCCCAAAAGCTCTGAAAAGTGA
- the CCNE2 gene encoding G1/S-specific cyclin-E2 isoform X2 → MQDTKRKEENTRHQYEIQSCWPSTISGGISPCIIIETPHKEAVTTDFSRFKKYRFRNLFINPSPLPELSWGNSKDIWFNILKKENKYSHCKHFTSLHLSLQPHMRSILLDWLLEVCEVYTLHRETFYLAQDFFDRFMLTQKNINKTMLQLIGITALFIASKLEEIYAPKLQEFVYVTDGACTEDDIIRMELIILKALKWELCPVTIVSWLNLYLQMDALKDDPKVLLPQYSQKKFIQIAQLLDLCILDVNSLDFQYRTLVAAALCHYTSIAVVKRVSGLDADSISECVEWMKPFVEIAKKNPVKLKNFKKIAAEDRHNIQTHTNYLDLLEEVKYEVTAAVPGQLSPISTGGIITPPKSSEK, encoded by the exons ATGCAG GAtaccaaaagaaaagaagaaaatacaaGACATCAGTATGAAATTCAG AGCTGTTGGCCATCCACAATATCAGGCGGCATCTCTCCGTGCATAATAATCGAAACGCCTCACAAAGAAGCAGTAACCACAGACTTCTCCAGATTCAAAAAATACAGGTTCAGAAATCTCTTCATAAATCCATCACCTTTACCTGAACTTAG CTGGGGAAATTCTAAAGACATCTGGTTCAACAttctgaagaaagaaaacaaatattCTCACTGCAAGCATTTCACGTCTCTACACTTGAGCCTACAGCCACACATGAGATCAATTCTATTGGACTGGCTTCTCGAG GTATGTGAAGTATACACCCTCCATAGGGAAACGTTCTACTTGGCACAAGACTTCTTTGATCGGTTCATGTTGACTCAAAAGAACATAAACAAAACAATGCTTCAGCTCATAGGAATTACAGCATTATTCATAGCTTCCAAACTTGAG GAGATATATGCTCCCAAACTACAGGAATTTGTCTATGTTACCGATGGTGCTTGCACTGAAGATGATATTATAAGGATGGAGCTCATTATTCTAAAG GCTCTAAAATGGGAACTTTGCCCAGTAACGATAGTCTCTTGGCTGAATCTTTATCTCCAAATGGATGCTCTAAAAGATGATCCAAAGGTGCTGCTACCTCAGTATTCTCAGAAGAAGTTCATCCAAATAGCACAG CTTTTGGATCTCTGTATTCTAGATGTCAATTCTCTGGACTTCCAGTACAGGACATTGGTGGCGGCTGCACTCTGCCATTATACTTCAATAGCAGTAGTTAAGAGAGTGTCAG GCTTGGATGCAGACAGTATTTCAGAATGTGTAGAGTGGATGAAACCATTTGTTGAAATAGCAAAAAAGAACCCCGTGAAATTAAAGAACTTTAAAAAGATTGCTGCAGAAGACAGGCATAACATACAGACCCACACAAACTACTTGGACTTGCTG GAAGAAGTTAAGTATGAAGTCACTGCTGCAGTACCAGGCCAGCTTTCACCAATATCTACAGGAGGAATAATTACCCCTCCCAAAAGCTCTGAAAAGTGA